A genomic window from Solanum stenotomum isolate F172 chromosome 10, ASM1918654v1, whole genome shotgun sequence includes:
- the LOC125842465 gene encoding probable WRKY transcription factor 11 has product MAVELLNYTNMKEQLALQEAASAGLKSMDNLIRFVSFQQQQNQTVQPDCREITDYTVNNFRKVISILNRTGHARFRRSPVQVTDDSCTALTLSPLTTPAEETVPAVKAPVNVPVEKYQSKELTLDFTKRKVGKSIGCEAVPVASSTTSSSFMSTITGEGSVSNGKVFSSMNLPPRPPVSSGKPPIAGKRCRDHDLSDEFSGRTSSSGKCHCKKRKSRVKKVIRVPAISSKTADIPADEYSWRKYGQKPIKGSPYPRGYYRCSSVRGCPARKHVERATDDPGMLIVTYGGEHRHVQTTISGNVPSASAGVGSSGERMMAFELTGQKNGERLGLEI; this is encoded by the exons atggCTGTAGAGTtattaaattatacaaatatgaaagAACAGTTAGCTTTACAAGAAGCTGCTTCAGCCGGTTtaaaatcaatggataatttaATCCGGTTCGTTTCATTTCAACAACAGCAAAACCAAACGGTTCAGCCGGATTGTAGAGAGATAACTGATTATACTGTTAACAATTTTAGGAAGGTTATTTCTATTTTGAACCGGACCGGTCATGCCCGGTTTAGACGTAGTCCGGTTCAGGTTACTGATGATTCATGTACGGCTCTTACTCTATCTCCGTTGACAACGCCGGCGGAGGAAACAGTACCGGCGGTGAAAGCGCCGGTGAATGTTCCGGTTGAGAAGTATCAATCGAAGGAGTTGACTCTTGATTTTACGAAACGGAAAGTTGGTAAATCTATTGGATGTGAAGCTGTTCCGGTGGCGAGTTCGACGACATCGTCGTCGTTTATGTCGACGATTACAGGTGAAGGAAGTGTATCAAACGGGAAAGTGTTTTCGTCTATGAACTTACCTCCTCGTCCGCCTGTTTCCTCCGGGAAGCCGCCAATCGCCGGGAAAAGATGTCGCGATCATGATCTATCTGATGAATTTTCCGGTAGAACCTCCAGCTCCGGCAAGTGTCACTGCAAAAAGAG GAAATCTCGAGTAAAAAAAGTGATCAGAGTTCCGGCGATCAGTTCAAAAACCGCTGATATTCCGGCAGATGAATACTCATGGAGAAAGTACGGTCAAAAGCCGATCAAAGGTTCACCATACCCAAG gGGATATTACCGATGCAGTAGTGTAAGAGGATGTCCGGCGAGAAAGCACGTAGAGAGAGCCACCGACGATCCAGGAATGCTTATTGTGACTTACGGCGGAGAACATCGTCATGTTCAAACCACGATTTCCGGCAACGTCCCCAGCGCCAGCGCTGGAGTTGGAAGTTCCGGCGAGAGAATGATGGCTTTTGAGTTAACAGGACAGAAAAATGGAGAACGATTAGGGTTAGAGATTTAG